The following coding sequences lie in one Miscanthus floridulus cultivar M001 chromosome 9, ASM1932011v1, whole genome shotgun sequence genomic window:
- the LOC136484403 gene encoding uncharacterized protein — protein sequence YHTLLTHVLDDYYLDLHASISYHCAEYQHPLEATFWKVELVVTAWNDIKNGHEVETVHRATARRAHALDGMEDAAQDAYIYYHGRRFEAMKEDRFRFLPRNDHEGNWQVLAPLESDPTLEATVHHVHAMQGVDEEVKEELRASQRADRRLQKQVDELRVQLGPPPIYKKKRQSFTMIDTAP from the coding sequence taccacaccctccttactcatgtgctggatgactactacctcgatctgcatgcctccatcagctatcattgtgcagagtaccagcatcctttggaggccaccttttggaaggtagagctagttgtcactgcttggaatgacataaagaatggacatgaggtggagactgtccaccgtgccactgccagaagggcccatgcattggatggcatggaagatgcagcgcaggacgcctacatctactaccatggtcgtcgttttgaggccatgaaggaggatcgttttaggttccttcctcgcaatgatcatgagggcaATTGGCAAGTCCTGGCACCACTAGAAAGTGATCCAACTCTAGAAGCAACTGTGCaccatgtccatgccatgcaaggggtagatgaagaggtcaaggaagagctacgtgcatcacagagggccgacaggcgcctccagaagcaagttgatgaactacgtgtTCAACTTGGGCcaccaccgatctacaagaagaagcgccagtcgttcaccatgattgacaccgccccatag